One stretch of Miscanthus floridulus cultivar M001 chromosome 18, ASM1932011v1, whole genome shotgun sequence DNA includes these proteins:
- the LOC136522775 gene encoding early nodulin-93-like, with translation MSTVSRASLDQKLALAKRCSREATLAGAKAAAVATIASAIPTLASVRMLPWAKANINPTGQALIISTVAGMAYFIAADKKILSLARRHSFEEAPEHLRNTSFQGTGRLHPAFFRP, from the exons ATGTCGACGGTGAGCCGTGCATCCCTTGACCAGAAGCTTGCCCTCGCCAAGCGCTGCTCGCGAG AGGCGACCCTTGCCGGAGCCAAGGCGGCAGCTGTGGCAACTATCGCCTCCGCGATTCCCACC CTGGCGAGCGTTCGGATGCTGCCATGGGCGAAGGCCAACATCAACCCCACCGGCCAGGCTCTCATCATCTCCACAGTTGCCGGGATGGCCTATTTCATCGCCGCCGACAAGAAGATATTGTCATTAGCGAGACGGCACTCGTTTGAGGAGGCTCCTGAGCACCTCAGGAACACCTCCTTCCAGGGCACCGGTCGCCTGCACCCGGCTTTCTTCAGGCCATGA
- the LOC136522769 gene encoding wall-associated receptor kinase 5-like isoform X2 translates to MTWSSLLITGNKLLLLVVVASLSLGHCAGAGLSLPDCQRKCGDISIPYPFGINGACSREDAFSVICDEEEQVLYLGKNKSLRVLEINVHQGEVRVENRISSSCHNHTDNPNFSEVHQPIFRFDNPYFVVSSTKNKLTAIGCATVAILYGQNENQLSGCASFCDKHGIDNSAQCTGMGCCHASIPDNLKYLDTLFAAVNHINYSHVWEYSPCSYAFIAEQNMFNFSASYAKATNFREMYGANHTGVPMVLDWAIGTGTCNNYSMINHTSYACVDRNSECIDAPNGLGYSCVCSQGYAGNPYIVDGCTDINECASPDLYCQGTCINTFGSYECSCRPGTQSKDPKSTPCTPIPGANQKTEVMFVIGISICSICIIICISIVIMKECKKRQVVKEKERHFKENGGPILFQQIHSRQIDTVILFTVEDLDKATKIFDKSTELGTGGHGTVYKGNLTDEKVVAVKRSKIINMAQAEEFIQEIIILSQINHRNVVRLLGCCLEVEVPMLVYEFVPNGTLFHLLYSSYNDRPPVPLEVRLRIAQESADALVYLHLSTDHPIVHGDVKSLNILLDENYTAKVTDFGASRMLPKDADQHMTIVQGTPGYLDPEYHKERHLTEKSDVYSFGVVLLELITGKMAIYSDGHKERISLASTFMLAMKENRVGDLLDTSIMGVGTEELLQEVAELGIWCLSDKGEERPSMIQVANKLKAIRSSWRKLLLLLKHNETELLIKRSADVASAEPSPTMYCTAPMLGMDIETPYVVDHAC, encoded by the exons ATGACTTGGTCATCACTACTCATTACAG GTAATAAGTTATTACTGCTAGTTGTGGTGGCCTCCCTATCCTTGGGGCATTGTGCAGGAGCTGGTTTGTCCTTGCCTGACTGCCAACGCAAATGCGGTGACATAAGCATCCCCTACCCTTTTGGCATCAACGGTGCCTGCTCCCGGGAGGATGCCTTTAGTGTCATATGCGATGAGGAAGAACAAGTGTTGTATCTTGGGAAGAACAAGAGCCTTCGGGTGTTGGAAATCAACGTGCACCAGGGCGAAGTCCGCGTCGAGAATCGCATATCAAGTAGCTGCCACAACCACACCGACAACCCCAACTTCTCGGAAGTGCATCAACCTATCTTCAGATTTGACAACCCTTATTTCGTTGTTTCCAGCACCAAGAACAAACTCACAGCAATTGGGTGTGCTACGGTTGCAATCTTGTATGGCCAGAACGAGAACCAGCTTAGTGGTTGCGCGTCGTTCTGCGACAAGCACGGCATTGACAATAGCGCACAGTGCACTGGCATGGGCTGCTGCCATGCTTCTATCCCTGACAACCTCAAGTATTTGGACACATTATTTGCAGCAGTAAACCATATAAACTACAGCCATGTCTGGGAATACAGCCCATGCAGCTACGCTTTCATCGCCGAGCAAAACATGTTCAATTTCAGTGCCTCCTATGCCAAAGCAACAAACTTTAGAGAAATGTATGGAGCCAACCACACTGGGGTTCCTATGGTGCTGGATTGGGCTATTGGTACTGGAACATGCAATAATTACAGCATGATCAATCATACATCATATGCCTGCGTCGATAGGAATAGCGAATGCATTGACGCGCCCAATGGTCTGGGGTATAGCTGCGTTTGTTCCCAAGGCTACGCGGGCAATCCCTACATTGTCGATGGATGCACAG ATATCAACGAGTGTGCTTCTCCAGACCTGTATTGCCAAGGTACATGCATTAACACTTTTGGAAGCTATGAATGTTCATGCAGACCAGGAACTCAGAGCAAGGATCCAAAGAGCACACCTTGCACCCCAATTCCTGGGGCCAACCAGAAAACTGAAGTGATGTTTGTGATAG GTATTTCCATATGTTCCATTTGTATCATCATTTGTATCTCCATTGTAATCATGAAGGAGTGTAAAAAAAGGCAGGTGGTGAAAGAGAAGGAGAGACACTTCAAAGAGAATGGTGGTCCAATATTGTTTCAGCAAATCCACTCTCGACAAATTGACACAGTGATATTATTCACAGTGGAAGATTTGGATAAGGCGACAAAAATTTTTGACAAGAGCACAGAACTTGGCACAGGGGGCCATGGCACTGTTTATAAGGGCAATCTAACTGACGAAAAAGTAGTGGCTGTGAAACGCTCAAAGATTATCAATATGGCCCAAGCCGAAGAATTCATTCAAGAGATAATCATACTCTCACAAATCAATCACAGGAATGTGGTAAGGCTTCTAGGTTGCTGCTTAGAGGTTGAAGTGCCCATGCTGGTGTACGAATTTGTCCCAAATGGCACTCTGTTTCATTTACTCTATAGTAGCTACAACGACCGACCACCTGTGCCACTCGAAGTTCGCCTCAGAATCGCCCAAGAGTCTGCTGATGCACTTGTTTATCTCCATCTCTCCACCGACCATCCCATAGTCCATGGTGATGTCAAGTCTCTAAACATTCTCCTAGATGAGAACTACACGGCAAAAGTGACCGACTTCGGAGCGTCAAGGATGCTTCCCAAGGATGCAGATCAGCACATGACAATTGTACAAGGAACTCCTGGTTACCTAGATCCAGAGTACCACAAGGAGCGGCACCTGACAGAGAAGAGCGATGTTTATAGCTTCGGGGTTGTGCTTCTAGAGCTGATCACAGGGAAGATGGCTATATACTCTGACGGTCATAAGGAAAGAATAAGCCTTGCATCAACCTTCATGCTGGCAATGAAGGAGAATAGAGTAGGTGACTTGTTGGACACTAGTATAATGGGTGTGGGAACAGAGGAACTTCTCCAAGAAGTTGCTGAGCTTGGGATATGGTGCTTGAGCGACAAGGGGGAGGAGAGGCCTTCCATGATCCAAGTAGCCAACAAGCTGAAAGCTATTCGGAGCAGTTGGAGGAAGCTATTATTGTTGTTGAAGCATAACGAAACTGAACTCCTTATCAAGAGGTCAGCAGACGTGGCTTCAGCTGAACCGTCGCCTACAATGTACTGTACAGCGCCAATGTTAGGAATGGATATAGAAACACCATATGTAGTAGACCATGCATGCTAG
- the LOC136522776 gene encoding early nodulin-93-like, producing the protein MSTVSRASLDQKLALAKRCSREATLAGTKAAAVATIASAIPTLASVRMLPWAKANINPTGQALIISTVAGMAYFIAADKKILSLARRHSFEEAPEHLRNTSFQGTGHLHPAFFRP; encoded by the exons ATGTCGACGGTGAGCCGTGCATCCCTTGACCAGAAGCTTGCCCTCGCCAAGCGATGCTCGCGAG AGGCGACCCTTGCCGGAACCAAGGCGGCAGCTGTGGCAACTATCGCCTCCGCGATTCCCACC CTGGCGAGCGTTCGGATGCTGCCATGGGCGAAGGCCAACATCAACCCCACCGGCCAGGCTCTCATCATCTCTACAGTTGCCGGGATGGCCTATTTCATCGCCGCTGACAAGAAGATATTGTCATTAGCGAGGCGGCACTCGTTTGAGGAGGCTCCTGAGCACCTCAGGAACACCTCCTTCCAGGGCACCGGTCACCTGCACCCGGCTTTCTTCAGGCCATGA
- the LOC136522769 gene encoding wall-associated receptor kinase 5-like isoform X1 produces the protein MYKYLNLFACFTTSGNKLLLLVVVASLSLGHCAGAGLSLPDCQRKCGDISIPYPFGINGACSREDAFSVICDEEEQVLYLGKNKSLRVLEINVHQGEVRVENRISSSCHNHTDNPNFSEVHQPIFRFDNPYFVVSSTKNKLTAIGCATVAILYGQNENQLSGCASFCDKHGIDNSAQCTGMGCCHASIPDNLKYLDTLFAAVNHINYSHVWEYSPCSYAFIAEQNMFNFSASYAKATNFREMYGANHTGVPMVLDWAIGTGTCNNYSMINHTSYACVDRNSECIDAPNGLGYSCVCSQGYAGNPYIVDGCTDINECASPDLYCQGTCINTFGSYECSCRPGTQSKDPKSTPCTPIPGANQKTEVMFVIGISICSICIIICISIVIMKECKKRQVVKEKERHFKENGGPILFQQIHSRQIDTVILFTVEDLDKATKIFDKSTELGTGGHGTVYKGNLTDEKVVAVKRSKIINMAQAEEFIQEIIILSQINHRNVVRLLGCCLEVEVPMLVYEFVPNGTLFHLLYSSYNDRPPVPLEVRLRIAQESADALVYLHLSTDHPIVHGDVKSLNILLDENYTAKVTDFGASRMLPKDADQHMTIVQGTPGYLDPEYHKERHLTEKSDVYSFGVVLLELITGKMAIYSDGHKERISLASTFMLAMKENRVGDLLDTSIMGVGTEELLQEVAELGIWCLSDKGEERPSMIQVANKLKAIRSSWRKLLLLLKHNETELLIKRSADVASAEPSPTMYCTAPMLGMDIETPYVVDHAC, from the exons ATGTATAAGTATCTTAATTTATTTGCTTGTTTCACTACCTCAGGTAATAAGTTATTACTGCTAGTTGTGGTGGCCTCCCTATCCTTGGGGCATTGTGCAGGAGCTGGTTTGTCCTTGCCTGACTGCCAACGCAAATGCGGTGACATAAGCATCCCCTACCCTTTTGGCATCAACGGTGCCTGCTCCCGGGAGGATGCCTTTAGTGTCATATGCGATGAGGAAGAACAAGTGTTGTATCTTGGGAAGAACAAGAGCCTTCGGGTGTTGGAAATCAACGTGCACCAGGGCGAAGTCCGCGTCGAGAATCGCATATCAAGTAGCTGCCACAACCACACCGACAACCCCAACTTCTCGGAAGTGCATCAACCTATCTTCAGATTTGACAACCCTTATTTCGTTGTTTCCAGCACCAAGAACAAACTCACAGCAATTGGGTGTGCTACGGTTGCAATCTTGTATGGCCAGAACGAGAACCAGCTTAGTGGTTGCGCGTCGTTCTGCGACAAGCACGGCATTGACAATAGCGCACAGTGCACTGGCATGGGCTGCTGCCATGCTTCTATCCCTGACAACCTCAAGTATTTGGACACATTATTTGCAGCAGTAAACCATATAAACTACAGCCATGTCTGGGAATACAGCCCATGCAGCTACGCTTTCATCGCCGAGCAAAACATGTTCAATTTCAGTGCCTCCTATGCCAAAGCAACAAACTTTAGAGAAATGTATGGAGCCAACCACACTGGGGTTCCTATGGTGCTGGATTGGGCTATTGGTACTGGAACATGCAATAATTACAGCATGATCAATCATACATCATATGCCTGCGTCGATAGGAATAGCGAATGCATTGACGCGCCCAATGGTCTGGGGTATAGCTGCGTTTGTTCCCAAGGCTACGCGGGCAATCCCTACATTGTCGATGGATGCACAG ATATCAACGAGTGTGCTTCTCCAGACCTGTATTGCCAAGGTACATGCATTAACACTTTTGGAAGCTATGAATGTTCATGCAGACCAGGAACTCAGAGCAAGGATCCAAAGAGCACACCTTGCACCCCAATTCCTGGGGCCAACCAGAAAACTGAAGTGATGTTTGTGATAG GTATTTCCATATGTTCCATTTGTATCATCATTTGTATCTCCATTGTAATCATGAAGGAGTGTAAAAAAAGGCAGGTGGTGAAAGAGAAGGAGAGACACTTCAAAGAGAATGGTGGTCCAATATTGTTTCAGCAAATCCACTCTCGACAAATTGACACAGTGATATTATTCACAGTGGAAGATTTGGATAAGGCGACAAAAATTTTTGACAAGAGCACAGAACTTGGCACAGGGGGCCATGGCACTGTTTATAAGGGCAATCTAACTGACGAAAAAGTAGTGGCTGTGAAACGCTCAAAGATTATCAATATGGCCCAAGCCGAAGAATTCATTCAAGAGATAATCATACTCTCACAAATCAATCACAGGAATGTGGTAAGGCTTCTAGGTTGCTGCTTAGAGGTTGAAGTGCCCATGCTGGTGTACGAATTTGTCCCAAATGGCACTCTGTTTCATTTACTCTATAGTAGCTACAACGACCGACCACCTGTGCCACTCGAAGTTCGCCTCAGAATCGCCCAAGAGTCTGCTGATGCACTTGTTTATCTCCATCTCTCCACCGACCATCCCATAGTCCATGGTGATGTCAAGTCTCTAAACATTCTCCTAGATGAGAACTACACGGCAAAAGTGACCGACTTCGGAGCGTCAAGGATGCTTCCCAAGGATGCAGATCAGCACATGACAATTGTACAAGGAACTCCTGGTTACCTAGATCCAGAGTACCACAAGGAGCGGCACCTGACAGAGAAGAGCGATGTTTATAGCTTCGGGGTTGTGCTTCTAGAGCTGATCACAGGGAAGATGGCTATATACTCTGACGGTCATAAGGAAAGAATAAGCCTTGCATCAACCTTCATGCTGGCAATGAAGGAGAATAGAGTAGGTGACTTGTTGGACACTAGTATAATGGGTGTGGGAACAGAGGAACTTCTCCAAGAAGTTGCTGAGCTTGGGATATGGTGCTTGAGCGACAAGGGGGAGGAGAGGCCTTCCATGATCCAAGTAGCCAACAAGCTGAAAGCTATTCGGAGCAGTTGGAGGAAGCTATTATTGTTGTTGAAGCATAACGAAACTGAACTCCTTATCAAGAGGTCAGCAGACGTGGCTTCAGCTGAACCGTCGCCTACAATGTACTGTACAGCGCCAATGTTAGGAATGGATATAGAAACACCATATGTAGTAGACCATGCATGCTAG